The genomic interval GTTGACCGTTTGAGTTTATAGCTAGAATGAACTTATGGTCACAGACAAAGCACCCATAAGGAGTAACGCGATGAAGCACATCAAGCGGATGATCGCCATTCTAGGAATCATAAGCTTACTGGGTGGAACGCTACCTGCTGTTGTTCATGCACAGCAATCACAGACATCTACCAAACAGATGAATTTTCTGGAATACTACAACCAGGGGGTGCAAAAGCTGGCACAAGGTAACTACAACGGAGCGATTGAGGATTTTAATTCTGTAGTACAATTAAATCCTCGATTTCACGAAGGTTTCTGTCTTCGAGGTTTGGCAAAATCTCTATCAGGAAACTTTCAAGCAGCCATAGCAGATTATAGCCAAGCGTTGCGTCTAAATCCCAATCATACGGATGCTTACAATGGTAGAGGATCTGCTCATGCAGAACTGGGAGATATCAACAAAGCAATTGCAGATTTTAATCAGACAATCAAAATCAACCCAAATTTACCAGATGCCCACTACAATCGGGGTCTTGTCAATTTTAGGCAGGGAAATCACACCGCAGCAATAGCAGACTTTAATTTTGCAATCAACCTCAGTCCCACGCTTGCTGATGCCTACGGTAACCGGGGATTGGCTCAGTATGCTTTGGGAGATAGCAAACGTGCTGTTGAGGATTTAGAGCAAGCTGCAAGGCTTTTTCGCGAACAAGGAAATACCCAAGGTTATCAAAAAACACAGGCTCTTCTCCAGCAAGTGCAGCAGTAGCTATTCCTAAAAATTGAAGAGTATTAGATAATTTATTTATGACTTTTCTCAAAAATTAGAACTATTTTCAATTGAAATTAAACAGATTTTCTAGGAATAGGATGGGCAGGCTTTGCTTATCCTAATATTTGTTTGTTTACCCTAATATTTAATGTTTAGCTTAACTAGGCGGAGATGGAAACTTTTTTGTGATGGAAAATGTCAACGGGGCTATTCTGGGAAAAATTTCACTCGCCGGTTTGACAGTGAGTTAAATAACCAGCGCTCAAATATGTTTTTCAAGGAAACCAATGAACAGAAAATTTCTACTGACTTTGCTTGGCAGCCCCACAGTTTTCGCCTCAATGATGTCCATACTAGCAGTGATTAATCCCAATCCTGCCCATGCCGCCCAGAACCAAACTGTCTTTCTAACGAAAGACGGTCGTTCCTGTGTACCGCATCCACATGGTGCTACTAGTTTGGTGTGTATACGGCTCTCAAAGCAAGAATTAGCGTCTCGTCGCTCACAGCCTGCACAGACTGTGAACGGAGAGCAGGTGTCTGATAAGAAGGTAGCTATGCTGGAGTTTTCTGAAGAAGAAAGTAATGCTGCCATTCAATTATTTGGCTGCGACTGCCCATATTGTATGAATTTTTTACGTGCTTTGCGCGGTCAGACACCAATGGTTTATTAGGCTTTAAAAGCGCTAGTCGTCAGGACTGTAACTTCGCTGGGTGTATTCTGCCTATTTAATGTCAACTAAATTAAACAAAAGCCACCCTGTCACCCTTTGTTGGGGTGGCAATAATATTGAAAATTTCATCCTAATTTCATCTTGTTTTGAGAAGATGGTGGAGAGTGTCTTCCAAAATAGCCCCAAACAGTCATGTCACTGGTATCAGGAAGGACTCGATTGGGGATGGGTAACCTCTGCTAATTAAGAAAGTTAGGAGAAAAATTTGGGTTTTTAATAAGTTGCAATTAAATACAGCTCGTACTCAAGGAAGCGATGGGAATTTGATGAGAGATGACGATCGTACTTGAGTTAAAATACCTGCTAATTTAAACTAACTCCCTTATAAACATCTGAAGGTAATCATGGTGGCGAGAATTCTTCTCAAATCAAAACTGACATCGCTAATCTTAATAGCGGCTGTAAGCTTTTACCTAATCGTTGGTTTCACTCCACCTGCTTATGCCATGCACATAATGGAAGGTTACTTACCAGTGGGTTGGGCGGTTTTTTGGTGGGTAGTAGCATTACCGTTTTTTGTTTTGGGATTGCGATCGCTCACTCGCATCACCCAAGCTAACCCTGAACTAAAATTACTTTTGGCTTTGGCAGGAGCTTTTACCTTTGTAATATCAGCGTTGAAATTGCCTTCGGTTACAGGCAGTTCTTCCCATCCCACAGGCACGGGATTAGGAGCAGTGCTATTTGGACCGTTAGCCATGTCGGTATTGGGTAGTCTAGTTCTCCTGTTTCAGTCGCTGTTGCTAGCTCATGGCGGTTTGACAACGCTGGGAGCCAATGTATTTTCGATGGCGATTGTAGGACCATTTGTTGCGTTTTGGATATATCGCTTGGTAATGCCAAGTGGTAAGCAAAGGTTAGC from Scytonema hofmannii PCC 7110 carries:
- a CDS encoding tetratricopeptide repeat protein, coding for MKHIKRMIAILGIISLLGGTLPAVVHAQQSQTSTKQMNFLEYYNQGVQKLAQGNYNGAIEDFNSVVQLNPRFHEGFCLRGLAKSLSGNFQAAIADYSQALRLNPNHTDAYNGRGSAHAELGDINKAIADFNQTIKINPNLPDAHYNRGLVNFRQGNHTAAIADFNFAINLSPTLADAYGNRGLAQYALGDSKRAVEDLEQAARLFREQGNTQGYQKTQALLQQVQQ
- a CDS encoding energy-coupling factor ABC transporter permease, translating into MVARILLKSKLTSLILIAAVSFYLIVGFTPPAYAMHIMEGYLPVGWAVFWWVVALPFFVLGLRSLTRITQANPELKLLLALAGAFTFVISALKLPSVTGSSSHPTGTGLGAVLFGPLAMSVLGSLVLLFQSLLLAHGGLTTLGANVFSMAIVGPFVAFWIYRLVMPSGKQRLAIFLASALADLITYIVTSVQLALAFPATIGGFMGSFLKFAGIFAVTQVPLAISEGLLTVLVWNWLSSYGRQELEMLQLIKPEN